GACGTAGGGCCCCTTGAGGGGACGCCCGTACTCGGGGATCGACCGGCGCACCTCGTCGATGATCTCCCCGGCGAGGCTGGGCAGTTCCGGGCGCATCAGCACGGCGAGCCGGCGTGGCAGCCGGCCCGGGCGACTCGCCGCCTCCCGCGTCAACGTCTGCTGTGCCATGGGGTCGGCACACCTCCAGACACCGCCATCGCGAACGAGGGGTGTTCCGGGCGGGGCACCCGGTCGTCCGGATGATCGGCCATATGGCGTCAACACCGAGGGCGCGCCGAGCGGGGACCCTGCGCACCCTCTGCATTCTGTGAGCTGAAACACGTCGAACTTAGATCATACGAAATCCAGCAAGGTAAAGGGAAGGTAAATTCACCAGGCTGTGGCACGGTAGTCACATTCAGCGCCCATTAGGGGCCGGTCTCATTTCAGTGCGGGGCCGCGCTCCCGCAACCGGTACGCGCGCAGCACCGCGTCCAGCACGAAACGCGCCGCCGGGTCGGCGAGCTGCCGGTCGAATTCCGCGCTGATCTGCCGCATCCGGTACCGGACGGTCTGCGGGTGCAGCCGGAGCCTCTGCGCCGCCTCCACCGCGTTCCCCTGCGCGTCCAGCCACGCGCACAGGGTTTCGGTCACGCGCATACGCCGGGTGCGCGGCATTTCCGCCAGCGCGCCCAGTTCCCGGCGGGCGAGCTGGTCGAGCAGCGGTCCATCCGAGAGCAGCCACAGCTCCAGCAGGTGCCGCTCGCACAGTGTGGGGCCGCCGTCCTCCAGGCAGCCCGCCTCGACCAGCGCCAGCGCCCGCCGCGCCCAGCGCAGCGAGTCGGCCGCCTCCCCCAGCGGGACGGTCAGCCCCACCGCGGAGCGGCGGTCGGGCAGGGCGCGGCTCAGCATCGCCGCGCGCTCCGGGCCGTATCCGCCGGGGATGAGCAGATGGGGCTCGGTGTCCGCGAGGTCGACGAGCACGTCGCGGTCCATCGCCTCCCGGACGCACCGCGCGCGCGCCGGCATCGCGACCATCGTCACCGTGCGGGGCACCGCCCAGCCGGCGGCCTCGGCGGCCTCGGCGAGCGCGCCGCTCGCCGCGCCGGGCCGGAGCACCATGCGCAGCAGCCGCCGGTGATCGCCGGGCAGCTCGTCGGCGGACGACCGGACCTCCAGGTAGCCCCCGACGGACAGGGAGGCCAGCTCGTCGTTGTAGGCGAACAGCGCCTCGGCCAGCCGCGTCGTCACCTCCGCGGGCAGCCGCCGCGTTCGCGCCACGGCCGCCACCCGCCGCCACGCGACCTGCACCCCGACCCTGTAAGCCGCCTGCAGCGCGTCCAGCGTGCGCCCCTGGTAGGCCGCGCTGCGACCGAGTTCCCGGCACAGTTCGTCGCGCCGTTCGTAGCCGTCGCCGCCGCCGGAGACCTGGTCGACGAAGGCCGCCATGGCCTGCTCGACGGTGATCCGGTAGGCGGCCGGTTCCGGCATCCCCTCCTGGCGCGCGTACTCGGGAACCGACCGCTGGACCTCCTCGAGGATCTCCTCGGCCAGCGAGGGCAGCTCAGCACTCAGAATGGCGATGACCTGTGGCGGGAGAGCTCCGGGACGTCTCCCTCCCCCAACGAGGGCCCTCGTCATTCGCTCCTCCCCTCGCACCGTTCAAGAAAAGCCTCGATAAAATGTAACCCACACCACGGCCATCGCACATCATTACCGAAGGGATCCCGCGCCTGAATGGCCGCGACACTCACCGGCCAACAAGAATGGCCTGATTGAATGATCAGTCGGAGACAATCCGGAGAAGCACCGTGCCACGACCGTTGCCGTCCGGCCGCCCCAGGCCGCCGATCACATCCGCACGCAGCCGGAACTGTCGGCCCAATTCTGTCACCGTGGTCACGTCAACAGTTCCGGCGTCCATCTCGCGCCTTCCGCCGGCCACGGGTTGCCGATCGCCCTGTTCGGAACCTCGCCGGCGGTCCCGTGCCCGCGGGGTCGCCGCGGGCACGGACCGGTCGAACGGGCTCAGCTTCAGAGCTGGCTGTAGTTCTTCGACACGAGGTACTCGTTCTGGATCATCGTGTTCTTGCCGGCCGCCGAGGGGAATCCCCCCACCTGGTTGACCAGCCAGTCGGCGACGCCGCCGCCGAACAGGCACCCCTTGGCACCGGGCACCGCGAACGAGTTGCCGACGTGCTTGGCCTGGAGCACCGGCGGCGTCGAGTCCGGCCGCGCGATCGAGAGACCCTCGCCGGTGATGGGCGTGTTGGGGGCCGGAGGGCTGGTGGTCCCGGTGGTGAGGCTCACCCTGATCGGGTTGCTGTTGGTGCCGACCGTGCAGTTGCTTCCGAGGAACGGGTTGATGAGCCGGACCTTCAGCCCGATGTTGATCTCGAAGTTGCTGCTGACCGGCATCTCGAAGACGCCGGCGTACTCGACCTTGGCGTACACGGCCGACAGGAGCGGGTCACCGAACAGGCCGGGCTGGACGAGCATCTTCGGGGCGTTGATCCCGCCGAAGACCGTCTTGGTCTCGAAGGTGCTGGGGTTGAAGGTGTTCGCCCAGGTGATCCTGATCGGCTGCTCGATCTTCTGGTCGAAGTTGCCGACCTTGAACGTGCCGCTGGTGACCACACCCACCCAGCACTGCGAGTAGTCCGGCGACGCACCGTCCGGGAGGGGTGGACAGTCGGAGAAGCTGAAGCTCGACGGGATCGGGTCCGGGTTGGCCGCCGAAGCGGGGGAAGCCAGGCCGACGCTGAGCAGCGCAGCACCGAGCACGGCGGGAAGCGCCAGCCGGGAACTGCTTCTCCGGAAACGAATGGACTTCACCATTTCGTCCTTTCTTCTTGCTGGGAGAAACGGACACAGAGCGCCGGACAGCCACAGTGTGATCCCAGCCGACGCGGAACCGTGAAGCGGATCCCCAACGTGAAAGATCCTCGATTCCCAATCGGAGAGTAATACCGAAACATTGTTGGGTTCAATACATCGCAACTCACGAATGTGAAGATTTTTTCGCCTTGTTAGCGAATATCAATACCGGACACCCGGGAACAGGTGATATTGTCACCGACCGCATATCACCGGCGGTTGGCGCTCAGCCCGGACTCGTTCGGCACATGTTCGTCAGATGCCGGGGAGCGGCGTGGAGCTGCCGTACTCGCTGCAGGCCGGCGACGGCCTGCAGCGAGCCGGCCTGGCGCTGCCGTCACCCGGGGTGGTGCGGGCAACGATGCGGCCAGTCCTGGGGGGCTGAGGACTTCGGCTCGAAGTCCGATCGCGCCGAAACGAAAGGCCCGTGGTGATGGCGAATTCGGTCAGGGCGAAGTGATCCGCTGGGCGGGATCGAAGACGAAGTCGCCCTTGTACGAGTCGAAGACGCTATTGAAGTCCGTGAACCCCGGGATAGCGCACGTCGAGTTCGGCGAGGGTTTCAGATTATGTACATTCATGGAGAGGGTCCTGTTGTCATAGGAGCCTCCGATATACCCAGGGACTTCACGCTGCCCCGGGAAAAGAATTGCTGACAGGTTGTGGGATATCCGAAGCGTGCACGGCTCCCCTGCGCCGGCGTCCACAGCCGCGTTGAGCCGCATGCCGTTGATTTTCATCTCCGGCCGGCCGGTCGCCGAATTTATGATCATGCTCAGCCACAACGGGCCGTCTTGGGTGACCTTGTCCTCTACCTGATAGACGACGCCATCCGACGTCTCCACCTCGCAGCCCTCGAGAGACATATCCCCCTTGGCCAGCCTGAAGCGCGACTGCCAATGCCCCTGTTCAAAATTGAACCGCATGGTCGCCGACTCGCACCTGAACTCTGAACTGTCCCAGGAGTATGCCAGGGTGAACGGTTTCGCGACTGCGGTGACAACCCCACCCGGGCTTACGGTAAAGGTTTGAGGAAGCGCACCCGCCTCGTTCTCGCAACGGTTGCCAGTGGTGACCTCACACCAAGGTCCCGATTCAAGATTCGCATAGTTTCCCCCACCGGAGACACTGGCGGTGAGGATCGGGCTGAGATCTTCGGTCACCCCGCAACCAGAGAAGGAGGGGATCGTGACGTCTTCGGCGATGAGCGGCTGCCCGCTCTCGTACTGAGTCGTCCCGGTTCCCAGAGTTCCCATGAACCCGGTCGCAGAAAGCGAGGTGGCGCTTGTCATACATTTATCGCCGAGATCGAGCGGCACTCCGTTGACCTCGGCCCCGCCCGCCTTGATGCGCACGTACGCACTGGCTCTGAGCTGTTGTCTGTCGACACTCTCGCCCGGTATGTCGAATTCAGTCGAAAGTTGCTGGAGAATCCGCAGGTTGCCGGTGATCGGATCAGTCGCGCCGCCCTTCGGAGAACCAACCTGAACAGCTTCTGCCACTGCGCGTGTCGGCATAAAGCCGAAACCCAGCATCGTGGCGGGAGTCGGGTAGGAACGGTTGATGAAGTATCCGCGGTACTCCTGCCAGTTCGGCCCGAAGACTATATTTCCCATATAAGCATCGGTCAGTGCACGAGCATTGGTTTCGAAAGCGACAGGAGCAGCGTTTCCGGCCTTTTTTATATTGAAGTATCCCGTGGCTTTGATGCAGTACATCAGTCCGGCAGCAGGGTTGTTACTCAGGCTGCTCGGAACTTCCGGGGATTCGAAGATCTCCGCCAGCTTGCGATCGTCACTGATGGCGTACCGCGGATCTTCCCCCCGAGCAGGGATCAGCTTGCACAACCCCTCCTGGGAGGCGGTGGGCTGACGGGGTGCCGCGCTCGACGCGCCGGGAACCGTCCCCTCGCCCCCACGCTGGACCCGTACGCTCCCGAGCACCGATGCCTTCTCCGCCGCGCAATGCAGCGTCAGTCCCGCCGTGTCCTTCCCCGTCGTCGTGTCACCCGGCACCAGCGACAAGTCCACCGCCCCGGCAGACCAGGAGAGCCCGCCCGGCGCCTCGGGAACCACCGGCGGCGCCACCCCGCTGCCGGTCAGGTGCACGGCCTCGTCACCCCGTGGCGGTGCGGCCGCCAGAGCGAAAGCCGGCCACCCGGCGCGCCGATCGCCACCCGGCTCGTGAACCGCGACCTGGATTTCCGCGACCCCTCCGAGCGCGGGGGAAGGCGCGGACGACGGGGTGACGCTCGTCGCCGGTGGTGTCGCCGCCCCGCTGGGGGAAGTCGCCGAAACCTCCTTCACCAACTCGGGAGGGAGCCCCACGTCGATCTTGATGGTGCCCAGCTGGATCGGCTGGCCGACGGTCCCGGTCGACGGGACGGTCGTTTCGATCCGCAGCGCCACATCATGTGTTCCGGACTTACCGGAGCAAACATGCACCATGTCGGAGCCGATGTCCGCGATCGCCGGTGGGACCGCCACCAATGCGCCACCACTCACGGCAAGGCCCACGACCGCCGCGAGCCGCGCGGCGCCTCGGAACACCTGGTGCATTTCACATCCTTGATCGACGGGGAACCGCACCCGGGCGGCGAGCGCCCGGGTGCGGCTTCGTTCAGAGGCGTGCTCTCACGTCACGTGCGAACGATGGTCGGGCCCTCCTTGGCCGTGGAGTTGACACCCCTCAGCTTGATCACGCCGGCGAGCGTGGCCGTGTCACCGTTCTTGACGATGTTGGTGGGGCACGTCGCGGAGACGCTGGTCGCGACGAGGTTGTTGGTGGACCCGAACGGCAGCGAGAGGGTGCTGGCGGCACCGGCGCTCGTCGGGTTGGTGTGCGTACCGTTGATGAATCCGTTGGTGCTGGTCGAGCCCTGGAACGTCGCGGAGCACGGGATGCTGGGGATGTTCACCACGATCCTGACGCCGCTCAGCCGACCGGGGGTGACTCCCGAAGCGGTCACGCCCGTGGTGGAGAGGGACCACGGCAGGTTCTGAGGCGTCACCGTGGCGATCTGGCTGGAGACCGTGCAGTTGCTGAACGTCAGACCGGTCACCGAGCCGATGGGGTCCGTGAGGCCGGTGCCGACCTTCACCGTTCCGGTGGCCGTCAAGGCCTTCGCGGCGCCCGTGTCGACGCAGGTCAGCACCCCGCCGCTACTGCTGGCGGCCGCGACGGAACCGCTGTTCTCTCCAGTGACGGGCTGGATGGAGGGGGAGGGCACGCCGGGCAAGGTGCTGTTGAGACCGGCCGCCCAGGCGGGGGTCGTGGTGAGAGCGCCGGCGGTGGCCGTGACCGCGGTGATGGTCAGGGCCATTCTCGTGATCTTTCGCATGTGAGTCCGCTTTCCCTTCACGGGGGGGTGGTTTCTTCTTCTCGTAGGGACACTGACCGCGTTCTACAGGTCGAACTCCTCCGGGTTGACGAGCGCAGAACTCCGAAAGCCGAACTTCGTCGACTCCACCACAAGACCACCCAGTCCTGCCGTACTAATATCGAAATATACCCGCCAGTAGTGAACTTCTCAAGAGGCTGTTCGACTTCCCCTTAATGCACCCTGCGCATCCATACCTGCTTTGTCATCGGATTAGTTTTCGATCAAGCTGGATTTATCACCGGATTCGAGTCCCGTGACGATTCAGGGCTCGCGGCCGATCGCGCCGTCCCCCCCTCGCTCATCCTCAGATCCGGAAGGGCGGTGCTGCCGTCGGGGTGGCCGGCGCCC
The sequence above is a segment of the Actinomadura coerulea genome. Coding sequences within it:
- a CDS encoding DUF6801 domain-containing protein: MHQVFRGAARLAAVVGLAVSGGALVAVPPAIADIGSDMVHVCSGKSGTHDVALRIETTVPSTGTVGQPIQLGTIKIDVGLPPELVKEVSATSPSGAATPPATSVTPSSAPSPALGGVAEIQVAVHEPGGDRRAGWPAFALAAAPPRGDEAVHLTGSGVAPPVVPEAPGGLSWSAGAVDLSLVPGDTTTGKDTAGLTLHCAAEKASVLGSVRVQRGGEGTVPGASSAAPRQPTASQEGLCKLIPARGEDPRYAISDDRKLAEIFESPEVPSSLSNNPAAGLMYCIKATGYFNIKKAGNAAPVAFETNARALTDAYMGNIVFGPNWQEYRGYFINRSYPTPATMLGFGFMPTRAVAEAVQVGSPKGGATDPITGNLRILQQLSTEFDIPGESVDRQQLRASAYVRIKAGGAEVNGVPLDLGDKCMTSATSLSATGFMGTLGTGTTQYESGQPLIAEDVTIPSFSGCGVTEDLSPILTASVSGGGNYANLESGPWCEVTTGNRCENEAGALPQTFTVSPGGVVTAVAKPFTLAYSWDSSEFRCESATMRFNFEQGHWQSRFRLAKGDMSLEGCEVETSDGVVYQVEDKVTQDGPLWLSMIINSATGRPEMKINGMRLNAAVDAGAGEPCTLRISHNLSAILFPGQREVPGYIGGSYDNRTLSMNVHNLKPSPNSTCAIPGFTDFNSVFDSYKGDFVFDPAQRITSP
- a CDS encoding helix-turn-helix domain-containing protein, whose product is MTRALVGGGRRPGALPPQVIAILSAELPSLAEEILEEVQRSVPEYARQEGMPEPAAYRITVEQAMAAFVDQVSGGGDGYERRDELCRELGRSAAYQGRTLDALQAAYRVGVQVAWRRVAAVARTRRLPAEVTTRLAEALFAYNDELASLSVGGYLEVRSSADELPGDHRRLLRMVLRPGAASGALAEAAEAAGWAVPRTVTMVAMPARARCVREAMDRDVLVDLADTEPHLLIPGGYGPERAAMLSRALPDRRSAVGLTVPLGEAADSLRWARRALALVEAGCLEDGGPTLCERHLLELWLLSDGPLLDQLARRELGALAEMPRTRRMRVTETLCAWLDAQGNAVEAAQRLRLHPQTVRYRMRQISAEFDRQLADPAARFVLDAVLRAYRLRERGPALK